In the Pseudanabaena sp. PCC 7367 genome, one interval contains:
- the lepB gene encoding signal peptidase I, whose product MSSDPSTDRLQSTENLTASNSNDSEHDADNSTGNSANQSSSRSPDDQTKPNGEPNQPQKSPGWVRQQLEENVPTILVAVLLAFGVRIFVAEPRYIPSSSMEPTLQINDRLLIEKISYRFRDPQRGEVIVFYPPDQPAVPDSSKVYIKRVIGVPGDEVAIKDGQTFINDQPIAEPYIKEPMDYTLPYAANQSCDSCVDLGEIDLVNEADGEIRFTIPPGNYWVMGDNRNRSLDSHAWGYLPAKNVVGRAFFRYWPIDNRAGTLKKPTYSNLEQSAAAE is encoded by the coding sequence ATGTCCTCAGACCCAAGCACCGATCGACTGCAATCCACGGAAAATTTAACTGCTAGTAATAGTAATGATTCCGAGCATGACGCGGATAACTCTACTGGCAATTCCGCCAATCAGTCGTCATCCCGATCGCCGGATGATCAAACCAAGCCAAACGGTGAGCCTAATCAACCGCAAAAGTCACCGGGATGGGTACGGCAACAACTAGAAGAGAATGTGCCAACGATTCTGGTGGCGGTGTTGTTGGCCTTTGGGGTGAGAATTTTTGTGGCCGAGCCGCGCTATATCCCCTCTAGCTCGATGGAGCCCACTCTGCAAATTAACGATCGCCTCTTAATTGAGAAAATATCCTATCGGTTTCGAGATCCACAGCGGGGTGAAGTGATTGTGTTCTATCCGCCCGATCAGCCTGCCGTGCCTGATAGTAGTAAGGTTTATATCAAGCGGGTGATCGGTGTGCCAGGGGATGAGGTAGCGATCAAGGATGGCCAAACCTTTATCAATGACCAGCCGATCGCTGAGCCCTATATCAAAGAGCCGATGGACTACACCTTGCCCTATGCCGCCAATCAATCCTGTGATAGCTGTGTTGATCTAGGTGAAATTGATCTGGTCAATGAAGCTGATGGCGAGATTAGGTTTACGATCCCGCCGGGTAATTATTGGGTGATGGGGGACAATCGCAATCGTAGCCTTGATTCCCATGCCTGGGGTTATCTGCCTGCTAAAAATGTGGTTGGTCGGGCATTCTTTCGCTATTGGCCGATCGACAATCGCGCTGGCACTCTCAAAAAGCCCACCTATTCAAATCTTGAGCAAAGTGCTGCTGCTGAGTAG
- a CDS encoding aspartate kinase yields MSLIVQKYGGSSVADATRIKAVRDRIKATVAQGHQVVVVVSAMGKTTDTLVGLADAVVEKALDLQQKEQQHSLDQQSDPQARAREMDLLLSAGEQISIALLSMSLQSIGQPAIALTGAQVPIITEPHHTRARVLRIETGHVRECLDAGKVVIIAGFQGVAIATDGQQPTRQITTFGRGGSDTSAVAIAAAIGAEICEIYTDVPGILTTDPRIVPEARLLDQITCDEMLELASQGAKVLHPRAVEIARNFGVKMAVRSSWLEDPGTVVISPTLASGNYQALEVNRFVEGITSDRSQAKIAILGVPDCPGIAAQLFGALSGAGLNIDLIVQSIQEPANLNDIAFTVDRQELTQARTVVEHLELEHAAIVCDPAIAIVSIVGVGMIGRPGIAAQMFMALGKAGVNIQMISTSEIKISCVIAEHSYDQAIAALQDVFAVQEISSAIGLPIKASNSDASTQIPNQIPNQKPEQSPDAPVRGVALDLNRTRLAIKNVPDRPGVAASIFQCLADRSISVDTIIQSQPGQQYNDIAFTVPVADLNQAEAVLKNAAMELGYGEVVKDEAIAKVSIVGTGMIEQPGVAAQMFTAFAKAGINIEMIATSEIKVSCVVRQEDAIVALKTIHQAFNLAQES; encoded by the coding sequence ATGTCGTTGATTGTGCAAAAGTATGGTGGCTCATCCGTCGCCGATGCCACCCGGATCAAAGCGGTCCGCGATCGAATTAAAGCTACGGTAGCTCAGGGTCACCAGGTAGTGGTGGTGGTGTCGGCAATGGGCAAAACCACCGATACATTAGTGGGCTTAGCTGATGCAGTGGTTGAGAAAGCTCTTGATCTGCAACAAAAAGAGCAACAACATTCTCTTGATCAGCAAAGCGATCCCCAGGCCAGAGCCCGCGAAATGGATCTATTGCTTTCCGCTGGTGAGCAGATCTCGATCGCCCTGTTGAGTATGTCCTTGCAATCGATCGGCCAACCGGCGATCGCCCTAACTGGAGCGCAAGTGCCGATTATTACTGAGCCGCACCATACCCGCGCCAGGGTATTGCGCATAGAAACTGGCCATGTGCGCGAATGCTTAGATGCGGGAAAAGTGGTGATCATTGCCGGATTTCAGGGCGTGGCGATCGCAACCGATGGCCAACAGCCCACCAGGCAAATTACTACCTTTGGTCGTGGTGGTTCGGATACTTCGGCGGTGGCGATCGCGGCGGCAATTGGTGCAGAAATTTGCGAGATCTATACCGATGTACCAGGGATTTTGACCACCGATCCGCGCATTGTGCCGGAAGCCAGGTTACTAGACCAAATTACCTGTGATGAGATGCTGGAACTGGCCAGTCAGGGAGCCAAGGTGTTGCATCCCCGCGCCGTAGAAATCGCCCGCAATTTTGGTGTCAAGATGGCGGTGCGATCGAGTTGGCTTGAAGATCCTGGCACCGTGGTCATCTCTCCTACTTTGGCCAGTGGCAATTACCAGGCTCTAGAAGTAAACCGCTTTGTGGAGGGGATTACCTCCGATCGCTCCCAGGCTAAAATTGCGATCCTGGGGGTGCCCGATTGTCCTGGTATTGCTGCCCAACTCTTTGGTGCTCTCTCTGGGGCAGGTTTGAATATAGACTTGATTGTGCAATCGATCCAGGAGCCTGCCAACCTCAACGACATCGCCTTTACGGTCGATCGGCAGGAACTTACTCAAGCTCGCACAGTCGTAGAACATTTGGAGTTAGAACATGCGGCGATTGTTTGTGATCCGGCGATTGCGATCGTGAGCATTGTTGGTGTGGGTATGATCGGTAGACCGGGCATTGCCGCCCAGATGTTTATGGCTCTGGGCAAAGCAGGAGTTAACATTCAGATGATTTCAACTTCGGAGATCAAAATTAGCTGTGTGATTGCCGAGCATAGCTATGACCAAGCGATCGCTGCATTGCAGGATGTCTTTGCGGTGCAGGAAATTAGCTCGGCGATTGGTTTGCCAATTAAAGCCAGTAATTCTGATGCCTCTACACAAATACCAAATCAAATACCAAATCAAAAGCCAGAGCAGAGTCCAGATGCGCCTGTGCGAGGTGTGGCACTGGATCTCAATCGTACTCGATTGGCAATTAAAAATGTACCCGATCGCCCAGGGGTAGCGGCAAGCATATTTCAGTGCTTAGCCGATCGTAGTATCAGCGTTGATACGATCATTCAATCGCAGCCGGGGCAACAATATAACGACATTGCCTTTACGGTACCAGTGGCCGATCTAAATCAGGCGGAAGCAGTATTAAAAAATGCCGCCATGGAGCTAGGTTATGGTGAAGTGGTCAAAGATGAGGCGATCGCCAAGGTTAGCATCGTGGGCACGGGTATGATCGAACAGCCGGGAGTAGCAGCGCAGATGTTTACGGCCTTTGCCAAGGCAGGCATTAATATTGAGATGATTGCTACCTCGGAAATTAAAGTAAGCTGTGTGGTGCGTCAAGAGGATGCGATCGTGGCATTGAAAACGATTCACCAGGCATTTAATCTTGCCCAGGAATCCTAA